The Coregonus clupeaformis isolate EN_2021a chromosome 6, ASM2061545v1, whole genome shotgun sequence genome has a segment encoding these proteins:
- the LOC121567379 gene encoding probable zinc transporter protein DDB_G0282067, with protein sequence MASMLGLPHSSSLHRCMLVLTFLLLLCEIVVSRLCNSLITMVDVFHTLFILMHMALPQPTLGRGLPKPPSASPLSTPITSTPTQSPVKSPPYAPATSCVSPSPSISTPCPSPPLSTPVPTTTSQFLSKPLTPTATHCFSPDHTDTNHHTFYPHSTLSVPANPFPQPLTPLASLCGLSYSGARVQPLGALISALLLAALCVSVSLEILSHTLQPHPIYRPILATVMGAVSLLYNLLVLGLSWGNLLETKTRAAWEGEGSSVLGVNGKVKAKVQAKDSTAVGGENDISNLPTSLDGAFQDGTLVFCNPGTSSVLNPDSDSQHPTQTSPLHTMAPQGPLSDHCHGAHTLPADSHTLPADSHTLPADSHTLPADSHTPPADCRTSETPNSFPHPEASDCHPKDPHSEVSNYSACMGHRDNQTDPTTASDLKSESPTRLRVQLPACFPSFIALTQALLGSILALTNGLILLLLGPDCMHGSGACGPFVYLDPGFSMVAVVVLLATALPQVCRYGWLLLQASPPQVCVSDLGRRIVSVPGVQAVHDLHVWQLTESCLVASVHVHCHAGFQIHRCGDLMSGVTKVLQSVGVSCCTVQPEFLLSTPTANGNLDNNNTTPTIIHRAIPPPPSHLACSLACGKGCAGKMCCAPLEEGSAEPLAPPAGEIEEEPHVLIIENSFL encoded by the exons ATGGCGAGCATGTTGGGGCTCCCCCACAGCAGTTCCCTGCACAGATGCATGCTGGTCCTGACCTTCCTGCTCTTGCTGTGTGAGATCGTTGTCAGCCGCCTCTGTAACTCCCTCATCACCATGGTTGACGTCTTCCACACCCTCTTCATCCTCATGCACATGGCTCTTCCTCAACCCACCCTTGGCAGGGGCCTCCCAAAACCCCcatctgcctcccctctctccacccccatcACCTCCACCCCTACTCAGTCACCTGTCAAATCTCCCCCATATGCCCCAGCCACCTCCTGTGTCTCCCCCAGCCCCTCCATCTCaactccctgtccctctcctcccctctcaacCCCTGTCCCCACCACCACTTCCCAGTTTCTCTCCAAACCTCTCACCCCTACAGCCACTCATTGTTTCTCCCCTGACCACACTGATACCAACCACCACACCTTCTATCCCCATTCCACCCTGTCTGTTCCAGCCAACCCTTTCCCCCAACCCCTCACCCCTCTGGCCTCCCTGTGTGGCCTGTCCTACAGTGGGGCAAGGGTCCAGCCCCTGGGGGCTCTGATCTCAGCTCTCCTGCTGGCtgccctgtgtgtctctgtctctctggagATCCTCAGCCACACCCTGCAGCCCCACCCTATATATCGCCCTATTTTAGCCACAGTGATGGGGGCTGTCAGTCTGCTCTACAACCTCCTGGTGCTGGGGCTCAGCTGGGGCAACTTGCTGGAGACCAAGACTAGAGCTGcctgggagggggaggggagctcTGTCCTTGGTGTGAATGGAAAAG TCAAGGCCAAGGTCCAGGCCAAAGACAGCACTGCAGTGGGGGGAGAGAATGACATCAGTAACCTCCCTACATCTCTAGATGGTGCCTTCCAAGATGGAACACTTGTATTCTGTAACCCTGGGACCTCCAGTGTCCTGAACCCTGACAGTGACTCTCAGCACCCAACCCAGACATCCCCACTCCATACCATGGCCCCTCAGGGTCCCCTTTCAGACCACTGCCATGGAGCACACACACTCCCTGCAGACTCGCACACACTCCCTGCAGACTCGCACACACTCCCTGCAGACTCGCACACACTCCCTGCAGACTCGCACACACCACCTGCAGACTGCAGAACTTCAGAGACACCAAACAGCTTCCCACATCCAGAGGCCAGTGACTGTCATCCTAAGGACCCCCACTCTGAAGTGTCTAACTATAGTGCCTGCATGGGACACAGAG ATAATCAGACAGACCCCACCACAGCCTCAGACCTAAAGTCAGAAAGTCCCACAAGGCTCAGGGTCCAACTTCCCGCCTGTTTCCCATCCTTCATCGCCCTCACCCAGGCACTGCTGGGCTCCATTCTGGCACTCACCAACGGGCTTATCCTGCTACTCCTGGGTCCAGACTGCATGCATGGCTCTGGGGCCTGTGGCCCCTTCGTCTACCTGGACCCTGGCTTCTCCATGGTGGCTGTGGTGGTGCTGCTGGCCACCGCTCTGCCCCAGGTGTGCCGCTATGGTTGGCTGCTGCTCCAGGCCAGCCCAccccaggtgtgtgtgtctgatctgGGCCGGCGGATCGTCAGTGTGCCAGGGGTGCAGGCGGTGCATGACCTCCACGTGTGGCAGCTGACAGAGAGCTGCCTGGTGGCGTCTGTACATGTCCACTGCCACGCTGGGTTCCAGATACACAG GTGTGGTGATCTGATGTCGGGGGTCACCAAGGTGCTGCAGAGTGTAGGTGTGAGCTGCTGCACCGTACAACCAGagttcctcctctccactcccactGCCAACGGCAACCTGGATAACAACAACACCACCCCCACTATCATCCATAGGGCGATACCCCCACCTCCCTCACACCTGGCCTGCAGCCTGGCCTGTGGGAAGGGCTGTGCTGGGAAGATGTGCTGTGCTCCTCTGGAGGAAGGGTCTGCAGAGCCACTGGCACCCCCTGCTGGGGAAATTGAGGAGGAGCCTCACGTGCTGATCATAGAGAACAGCTTTCTTTGA